From one Mesoplodon densirostris isolate mMesDen1 chromosome 19, mMesDen1 primary haplotype, whole genome shotgun sequence genomic stretch:
- the LOC132480655 gene encoding zinc finger protein OZF-like — protein MVAGAFMVPGQGHVIFEDVAVSFSQEEWGLLNDAQRLLYCDVMLENLSLIASLGCWPAVSTEEATSEQCVSVEQVAQDRNPNPDLSILKTLTSDTGALVEKDVLYLAEHQGVHPGLKPSSSGACGKMFTSHLQQHQKQPSGEKHLRSEENGALLLTSCEVFLPDNMFTCGEVEKAFLGSLGFPQQQPSHDGQHPGRSRQSREVSHPGQGDYECSECGKAFSKKYKFTEHLRVHTGEKPYGCSDCGKFFRLRGGLSHHRRVHTGEKPFDCSKCGKVFIYKCKLVQHQRVHTGERPYECNECGKAYARKDSLVQHQKVHTGEKPHKCSECGKLFLYRNKLLVHQRIHTGEKPFKCTECGKSFSYKTSLIIHQRTHTGERPHMCSECGKAYVNKKSLIVHQRIHNGEKVYGCKKCGNFFISSFALNKHQNVHTAQRRYECSECGKAFKRKIRLAEHQRIHTGERPYECNECGKAFKLKNTLVSHRNVHTRAKPFQCSECGKPYSNKTSLIVHQRIHTGVKPFQCNECGKPYSYRTSLIVHQRIHTGERPYECSSLYVAPSS, from the exons ATGGTGGCAGGAGCATTTATGGTCCCTGGACAG GGCCATGTGATCTTTGAGGATGTGGCTGTGTCCTTCTCCCAGGAGGAGTGGGGTCTCCTTAACGATGCTCAGAGACTCCTGTACTGTGACGTGATGCTGGAGAACCTGTCACTTATAGCCTCCCTGG GGTGTTGGCCTGCAGTAAGTACTGAGGAGGCTACTTCTGAACAATGTGTTTCTGTAGAACAAGTGGCACAAGACAGGAATCCAAATCCAGACCTATCTATCCTGAAGACTCTTACTTCGGATACGGGTGCCCTGGTAGAGAAAGACGTTTTGTACCTGGCTGAGCACCAAGGAGTGCATCCCGGGCTGAAACCATCCTCTTCTGGGGCTTGTGGGAAAATGTTCACTTCTCACCTACAACAGCACCAGAAGCAGCCCAGTGGAGAGAAACACCTCAGAAGTGAGGAGAATGGGGCCTTGCTTTTGACGAGCTGCGAAGTCTTTTTACCTGACAATATGTTCACATGTGGAGAGGTTGAGAAGGCTTTCCTAGGCAGCTTGGGCTTTCCCCAGCAGCAGCCCTCCCACGATGGACAGCATCCAGGTAGAAGCAGACAGAGCAGGGAGGTCTCTCACCCTGGGCAAGGGGATTACGAGTGCAGCGAATGTGGCAAAGCCTTCAGTAAGAAGTATAAATTCACAGAGCACCTgagagttcacactggagaaaaaccTTATGGGTGCAGCGACTGCGGGAAGTTCTTCAGACTCAGGGGGGGTCTTTCTCATCATCGGAGAGTTCACACAGGAGAAAAGCCTTTTGATTGCAGTAAATGTGGGAAAGTCTTCATCTACAAATGTAAACTTGTTCAGCACCAAAGAGTCCACACTGGAGAAAGACCCTATGagtgtaatgaatgtgggaaagcctatGCCCGCAAGGATTCACTTGTCCAGCACCAAAAggtccacactggagagaaacctcataaatgcagtgaatgtgggaagcTCTTCCTTTACAGAAATAAACTTCTTGTGCACCAGAGGATCCATACTGGAGAAAAGCCTTTTAAGTGTACCGAATGTGGGAAGTCCTTCAGTTATAAAACCAGTCTTATTATCCACCAGAGAACccacactggagaaaggcctCATATGTGCAGTGAGTGTGGGAAAGCCTATGTCAACAAAAAAAGTCTTATTGTACACCAGAGAATTCACAATGGAGAAAAAGTGTATGGGTGTAAGAAATGTGGGAACTTCTTTATAAGCAGCTTTGCCCTCAATAAACACCAGAATGTTCACACTGCACAAAGGCGTTATGAGTGCAGCGAATGTGGGAAAGCTTTCAAGAGGAAAATCAGACTTGCTGAGCACCAGAGAATCCACACTGGAGAAAGACCCTATGagtgtaatgaatgtgggaaagccttcaagCTAAAGAATACACTTGTTAGCCACCGAAATGTCCACACTAGAGCAAAGCCTTTccagtgcagtgaatgtgggaagcCCTACAGTAACAAAACAAGTCTTATTGTCCACCAGAGAATCCACACTGGAGTAAAGCCTTTTCAGTGCAATGAATGTGGGAAGCCTTATAGTTACAGAACAAGTCTTATTGTCCACCAGAGAATccacactggagaaaggccttatgagtgtAGTTCTTTGTATGTAGCTCCAAGCtcataa